One Brassica napus cultivar Da-Ae chromosome C2, Da-Ae, whole genome shotgun sequence DNA window includes the following coding sequences:
- the BNAC02G08810D gene encoding uncharacterized protein BNAC02G08810D, with translation MASSSFAVLPLLNYNSSTTNRSSSSYSSSIRFFNLPKSKHRSSRHSNPRSPQVLVSLSLNQLADDDESSDAALFLESNSIADYMRFKRRSDDGDNGSSELQTAIVSYKKRFPWILLNPFLQVDLVSTIHIADKEYFTALQKELEPYDSILYEMVASKETLQNRRNPIAAKRLKTSRSRGFSILGFIQRQMARVLALDFQLDCLDYEAKNWYHADLDFETFTLLQKEKGESFYSFARDMTIRSTKAMIQPALVTEGLDTWRSKLLWVSRVFPMPLVGLFLIVAFCADFENQTEDYPELEALSRLDIGAAMKVFLAKRLTSELTQGTSEIEEKSVIIGERNRAATEALKRAIEQGSKRVAILYGGGHMPDLGRRLREEFDLVPSEVRWVTAWSISNPGDLEMTSFPFLRTLADALRWPLNRYQTLALLIFSTVLALDLCFWELFLDSTIDWGSQIAAELYRFVDNTKLV, from the exons ATGGCGTCAAGCTCCTTCGCCGTCCTTCCTCTGCTTAACTATAATAGCTCCACGACCAATAGATCCTCTTCCTCTTACTCATCTTCGATTCGCTTCTTCAACCTCCCCAAATCGAAACACCGGTCTTCCAGACACTCAAACCCTCGTTCTCCACAGGTTCTTGTCTCCTTGTCATTGAACCAACTGGCAGATGATGACGAATCCTCCGACGCCGCGCTTTTCCTAGAATCCAACTCAATCGCTGATTACATGCGGTTCAAGCGCCGCTCCGACGACGGCGACAACGGCTCTAGCGAGCTGCAGACAGCGATCGTCAGTTACAAGAAACGTTTCCCTTGGATTCTCCTCAACCCTTTTCTTCAG GTAGATTTGGTCTCAACGATTCATATTGCTGATAAAGA GTACTTCACAGCTCTTCAAAAAGAGCTTGAACCATATGACTCTATCTTGTATGAGATGGTGGCTAGTAAAGAGACTTTACAAAACCGAAGAAACCCAATTGCTGCCAAGAGGCTCAAGACTTCACGTTCAAGAGGCTTCAGTATCCTCGGCTTCATTCAGCGGCAGATGGCTAGGGTGCTGGCTCTCGATTTTCAGCTTGACTGTCTTGATTACGAAGCTAAGAACTGGTACCACGCTGATCTCGATTTCGAGACCTTCACCTTGCTTCAG AAGGAGAAAGGGGAAAGCTTCTACTCATTTGCAAGGGACATGACTATTAGATCAACGAAAGCAATGATACAACCAGCTTTGGTAACCGAAGGTCTTGATACTTGGAGGTCAAAGCTTCTATGGGTGTCACGTGTCTTCCCCATGCCTCTTGTGGGTCTTTTCCTTATTGTGGCCTTTTGTGCTGACTTCGAGAATCAGACGGAAGACTATCCAGAGCTAGAAGCACTCTCACGGCTTGATATTGGTGCTGCCATGAAGGTCTTCCTCGCTAAGAGATTAACATCCGA GCTAACGCAAGGGACATCAGAGATAGAGGAGAAATCAGTAATCATCGGCGAGAGAAACCGAGCAGCGACCGAAGCTTTGAAAAGAGCAATAGAGCAAGGAAGCAAAAGAGTTGCGATTCTATACGGAGGAGGACACATGCCTGACTTGGGGAGAAGGCTTAGAGAAGAGTTTGATCTTGTTCCTTCTGAAGTGAGATGGGTAACGGCTTGGTCTATCAGTAACCCAGGGGACTTGGAGATGACTTCGTTTCCGTTTCTGAGGACGTTGGCGGATGCTCTGCGTTGGCCGCTGAACCGATACCAGACCTTGGCGTTGCTAATTTTTTCAACTGTTCTTGCGTTGGATCTTTGCTTTTGGGAGCTGTTCTTGGATTCGACCATTGATTGGGGTTCACAGATTGCAGCAGAGTTGTATCGGTTTGTAGATAACACAAAGCTTGTGTGA
- the LOC106380752 gene encoding aspartate aminotransferase, cytoplasmic isozyme 1 has product MDSVFSNVVRAPEDPILGVTVAYNNDPSPAKLNLGVGAYRTEEGKPLVLDVVRRAEQQLVNDPSRVKEYIPIAGLADFNKLSAKLILGADSPAIQESRVATIQCLSGTGSLRVGAEFLKKHYHQSVIFIPKPTWGNHPKVFNLAGLSVEYYRYYDPATRGLGFHGLLEDLGAAPSGAIVLLHACAHNPTGVDPTSEQWEQIRQLIRSKSLLPFFDSAYQGFASGSLDTDAHSVRTFVADGGECLIAQSYAKNMGLYGERVGALSIVCKSSDVASKVESQVKLVVRPMYSSPPIHGASIVATILKSSDMYNDWTIELKGMADRIISMRQQLFEALQAKGTPGDWSHIIKQIGMFTFTGLNKEQVAFMTKEFHIYMTSDGRISMAGLSSKTVPHLVEAIHAAVTRVA; this is encoded by the exons ATGGACTCCGTATTCTCAAACGTCGTTCGTGCTCCCGAAGATCCTATTCTCGGT GTGACGGTTGCTTACAACAATGATCCAAGCCCAGCTAAGCTCAATTTGGGTGTCGGTGCCTATCGAACTGAG GAAGGTAAGCCACTTGTTCTTGACGTGGTTCGAAGGGCAGAGCAACAGCTTGTGAACGATCC GTCCCGGGTCAAGGAATATATTCCTATTGCTGGACTTGCTGATTTTAATAAACTCAGCGCCAAACTCATCTTAGGTGCTGATAG TCCTGCAATTCAAGAGAGTAGAGTTGCTACAATCCAGTGCTTGTCTGGTACTGGTTCTTTGAGAGTTGGTGCTGAGTTTCTCAAAAAACACTACCACCAA AGTGTCATTTTCATTCCAAAACCAACTTGGGGGAACCATCCCAAAGTTTTCAACCTGGCTGGCTTGTCTGTGGAGTACTACCGTTACTATGATCCTGCAACCCGTGGACTTGGCTTCCACG gCTTGCTCGAGGATCTGGGCGCTGCACCATCTGGAGCGATTGTCTTACTTCATGCATGTGCTCACAATCCCACTGGAGTTGACCCAACCTCCGAACAGTGGGAACAGATTCGGCAACTAATAAGATCTAAAAGCTTGTTACCGTTTTTTGATAGTGCATATCAG GGTTTTGCTAGTGGTAGCCTTGACACAGATGCACATTCAGTCCGCACCTTTGTTGCTGATGGCGGTGAATGCTTGATAGCTCAAAGTTATGCCAAAAATATGGGACTCTATGGGGAGCGTGTTGGTGCCCTTAGCATT GTCTGCAAGTCATCAGATGTGGCTAGTAAGGTTGAGAGCCAGGTGAAACTTGTTGTGCGACCCATGTATTCGAGCCCACCTATTCATGGAGCATCAATTGTTGCCACCATTCTGAAAAGCAG TGATATGTACAACGACTGGACCATCGAGCTGAAAGGAATGGCTGACCGCATTATTAGCATGCGCCAACAGTTATTTGAAGCTCTACAAGCTAAAG GCACACCTGGTGATTGGAGTCACATTATCAAACAGATTGGGATGTTCACTTTTACTGGATTGAACAAGGAGCAAGTTGCCTTCATGACCAAAGAGTTTCACATTTACATGACATCTGACGG GAGGATAAGCATGGCAGGTCTCAGTTCGAAGACGGTGCCTCACCTGGTTGAAGCTATACATGCTGCAGTTACCCGCGTCGCCTAA